From Glycine soja cultivar W05 chromosome 4, ASM419377v2, whole genome shotgun sequence, the proteins below share one genomic window:
- the LOC114409637 gene encoding polygalacturonase-like: MKFTIITIFFSLFLLDFGFAQQGDLDISRFGGKPNTNIGQAFLSAWTQACASPTAVKIVIPAGTYQMGAVDVKGPCKAPIEVQVDGTIQAPANPTDLKAAHQWFVVQYVNSFTLSGKGVFDGQGATAWKQNDCTTNKDCKMLCMNFGFNFLNNSIVRDITSKDSKNFHVNVLGCNNFTFDGFKVSAPKDSPNTDGIHIGRSTDVKILNTNIATGDDCVSLGDGSKNITVQNVNCGPGHGISVGSLGKYDSEEPVAGFLVKNCTLNETDNGVRIKTWPNTPGAITITDMHFEDLTMNNVTNPIIIDQEYCPWNQCSKQNPSKIKISKVSFKNIKGTSGSQDGVVLVCSSGVPCEGVEMADIDLTFNGAAATAKCANVKPTITGKAPTCAA; this comes from the exons ATGAAGTTCACTATAATcacaatatttttctctttatttctaCTTGACTTTGGTTTTGCACAACAGGGGGATCTTGACATATCAAGATTTGGAGGAAAACCAAATACAAATATAGGCCAG GCTTTCTTAAGTGCCTGGACTCAAGCATGTGCATCACCAACTGCTGTCAAAATTGTGATTCCAGCTGGCACATACCAAATGGGTGCAGTTGATGTCAAAGGTCCTTGCAAGGCTCCTATTGAGGTTCAAGTTGATGGAACAATTCAAGCACCTGCAAACCCAACTGACCTTAAGGCGGCTCATCAATGGTTTGTTGTTCAATATGTTAACTCTTTCACCCTGTCGGGTAAAGGTGTTTTTGATGGTCAAGGGGCAACTGCTTGGAAACAAAATGATTGTACAACAAACAAGGACTGCAAGATGCTTTGCATG aattttggttttaatttcctCAATAATTCAATTGTCCGTGACATTACTTCCAAGGATAGCAAAAACTTTCATGTGAATGTTTTGGGGTGCAACAATTTCACATTTGATGGGTTTAAAGTTAGTGCACCAAAAGATAGCCCCAACACCGACGGAATCCACATTGGAAGATCCACAGATGTGAAGATTCTTAACACAAACATTGCTACCGGAGATGACTGTGTCTCATTGGGTGATGGTAGCAAAAATATAACTGTCCAAAATGTGAATTGTGGACCTGGTCATGGCATTAGTGTTGGAAGCCTTGGGAAGTACGATTCTGAAGAGCCCGTTGCAGGTTTTCTTGTTAAGAATTGCACTTTGAATGAAACAGATAACGGTGTGAGAATTAAGACTTGGCCTAACACGCCAGGAGCAATTACAATTACTGATATGCATTTTGAAGATCTTACCATGAATAATGTTACAAACCCTATCATCATAGACCAAGAGTATTGTCCTTGGAACCAATGCTCCAAACAG AATCCATCAAAAATCAAGATAAGCAAGGTTTCCTTCAAGAACATTAAGGGCACTTCAGGAAGTCAAGATGGGGTGGTTCTTGTTTGTAGTAGTGGTGTACCATGTGAGGGTGTAGAGATGGCTGATATTGATCTCACATTCAACGGAGCTGCAGCAACAGCTAAATGTGCTAATGTCAAGCCCACAATAACAGGAAAAGCTCCTACTTGTGCAGCCTAG